The genomic segment ACATCACGACGTCGGATGTTCCGCTCTCGCTGCGCCGGGCGCTCGAGGAGTGGGTGTGTGAGCCGGACACGCCCGACGAGGACATCGCCGAGTTCGTGGGGTGGGCAGTCGACCTCGTACGGGAATGCCGTTGATCTCTATGTACCCATTTAGGGTGAGTCACTTGACGGGGAATCAGGCGTTGATCTTCAGAGCGATGGGAGTGACCTGTGAGGCGGGAGCAGGTTGTCGGAGCCGTGGTCTACGGTCAGTTCGTGCCTGAAGAGTCGACCCAGCCGTCCGCGCCCGCACCGGAGCCGCCACCCCTCGCGGGTGACACCGGTGCGCCCGAAGACGCCGGTGGCATGACGGTCGACGGTGGCGGCGTGCCGGTCGACTCGGAGGGCAATCCGGTCGATGAGAGCAAATTCCTCGTACGGCTGGACAACTTCACGGGTCCGTTCGATCTGCTGCTGCAGCTGATCGGCAAGCACAAGCTCGACGTCACCGAGGTCGCGCTGCATCAGGTCACCGACGACTTCATCGCCTACATCAGGGCCATGGGCGACGACTGGGATCTCGGCGAGGCAAGCGAGTTCCTGCTGGTGGCGGCCACCCTGCTCGACCTCAAGGCGGCCCGGCTGCTGCCCGCGGCCGAAGTCGAGGACGAGGAAGACCTGGCCCTGCTCGAGGCGCGCGACCTGCTCTTCGCGCGGCTGCTGCAATACAAGGCCTTCAAGGAGGCCGCGGCCCACATCATGGAGCTCGAAGGCGTCGGCGCGCGCCGGTGGCCGCGCATGGTGTCGATGGAGCCCCGATACGCCGAGGCGCTGCCCGACCTGGTGCTCGGGGTCGGGCCGGAGCGGCTGTTCAAGCTGGCGTTGAAGCAGTTCGCGCCGAAGCCCGGGCCGCCGCAGGTGTCGATCGCGCACATCCACCAGGTGCGGGTCAGCGTGCGTGAACATGCGGCGTTGCTGCGGGACCGGTTGCGGCGTGCCGGGCAGGCCACGTTCGGGCTGCTGGTCGCCGACTGTGACAACACGCTCGAAGTGGTGGCCCGGTTCCTGGCGTTGCTGGAGCTGTATCGCGAGGGCCTGATCGACTTCGAGCAGCCGGTGTCGCTGGACGAGCTGACGGTTCGGTGGATCGGCGGGGACGCGGCGGACGCCGAGCTGGACATCGACGACTACGAGGGCAGCAAACCGGAGATCGACACGGCGGCGGCCGAACCGGGCGAGGAGATGCCCGACACCGAGGCGCTCGTCGTCGATCTTCCGGATTTCGCGGACGACGACGAGGACGACAGCGACTCGGATCTCGACGCGTTCGACGTCGGGCCGATCGAGATCCCGGCCGCCCTCGACGTGGCTGACGCTGCGGTTGCCGGGGGCGGACGTCCGGAGGCGGACAGTCGAGAAGCTGAGCCGGAGGGCCGGCGCGACGGACGCGATGATCTTGGCGGGGAAGACGACGACGCGGAGGAACGATCGTGAGCAACGACGAGCGGCCGGACTCACTTGCGGCGCAGGCGGCGGCCTGGGTGCCGCCGTGGGAACGGGCCCCGCGGCCTCCGGACCGGGAATACCAGCAACAAGCCGAGGCTGACGCGCGGGCCCGGGCGGGGGAGCTCGACGACGAGTCGGGGCTCTCCGACGACGACTTCGACCCCGCGTTCGAGCGGGCCGACGCGTCCCCCGAGTGGGCGGAGGCGTCCGCCGAGGCGGCTGACGCGCACGGGCCGGCCGGCGGGGGCGGCACGGTTGAGGCGGTCAAGGCGCAGGCCTCCGAAGCCGGCGAGGGTCCGGCTGTGGAGGAACCGGCGCTCAGTGAGCCGGGAGACGAGGCTACGGGGGTCGACGCGGCAGTTGACGCCGGCGAGCAGGAGTCCGTCGAGGTGGCGCCGGGCCCGGAGCTGCCGTTGCCCGGGGCCGTCGAGGACGCGGTCGAGGCCGCGGACGCCGACGAGCCGGGAACTCCGGTGGACGCGCCGTTGCCGCCCGACGGGGATGACGCGGGCGACGTCTTCGACGCGGCTGCCGATGACGATGTGACCGACGACGGCGAGATGGACCTGCCGTTCTCGGAAGAGGTGCCGCCGTCGGGCAGCGACTACGACGACGATGACGACCTGAGCGATGAGGCTACGGCAGCGGCGGTGGCTGCGGCCGGCGACGACGAGGCCGAGAGCGACGAGGGCGGCGTCGACGAACCGGCGACCGGAGTACGGGAATCAGCGGTCGATGCGGGCGGGACGGCGGCCGGCGGCGGGCACTCCGTCGCGGGTGACGGCGGCGAGGCCGGCGAATCCGTCGCCGATGAGGGCAAAGCCTCGGGTCGGAAGGCCGGCGGCAGGGGCAGAGGGTCCAAAGCCCCGGGCGGAGACGCCGGCAAGGTGCCGGGACAGAAACGCCGGGCCGGTGAGCTCGGCGGGATCGGCGATGAGGCGTCACCCCGTACGGGGGAAGAATTTGACCTGCCGGGGTTGACCGAGGACGCGGAGCTGGCGGGCGCGTTGGAGGCGATCATGCTGGTCGTCGACGAGCCGGTGGCCGAGTTGCAGCTGGCGCAGATCCTGGAGCAGCCGACCGAGCGGATCGCGGCGATGCTCGACAACTTGTCGGCGCGGTACACGGCGGCGGGCCACGGTTTCGACCTGCGGCGGGTGGCGGGCGGCTGGCGGCTCTACACGCGGCCGGAATACGCGGCCTACGTGGAACGGTTCGTTCTCGACGGGCAGTCCGTGCGGCTGACCCAGGCGGCGCTGGAGACACTGGCCGTGGTCGCCTACAAGCAGCCCGTGACCCGTTCGCGCATCAGCGCCATCCGCGGTGTGAACTGCGACGGGGTCATGCGTACGCTTGCTACTCGTGGCCTGATCGAGGAATGCGGCACCGAGGGCGAAACCGGGGCACACCTGTATCGCACGACGGGCCTGTTCCTCGAGAAGCTCGGCCTCAACTCGGTCGACCAGCTGCCGCCGCTCGCCCCGTTCCTGCCCGACGACGTGGAAGAAGTGCTCGATGCCACAGGCTGACACCGCCGAACGCCTCCAGAAAGTCCTGGCGGCGGCCGGTGTTGGATCCCGGCGCGCCTGCGAAGACCTGATCTTCCGGCGGCGCGTCACGGTCAACGGCAAGGTCGCCAAGCTCGGCGACAAGGTCGACCCCACCACTGCCGAGATCCTCGTCGACGGGCAGCGGGTGATCGCCAACACGAAGCTCGTCTACCTCGCGCTGAACAAGCCGCGCGGCGTCGTGTCCTCGCTCGACGACGAGAAGGGCCGCACCGAACTGGCGGATTTCGTCGGCCAGTTCGACGTGCGGCTGCACCACGTGGGCCGGCTCGACGCCGACTCAGAGGGTCTCCTGCTGATCACCAATGACGGCGAGCTGACCAACAAGCTCACGCACCCGCGTTACGAGATCCAGAAGACGTACGTGGCCGAGGTCGTCAACGGCCCGCTGCCCCGCAACGTCGGCCGCCAGCTGCTGTCCGGCGTCGAGCTGGAGGACGGCCCGGCCAAGGCCGACTCGTTCAAGCTGCTGGGTGCGCTCGGCAAGACCGCGCAGGTCGAGATCGTGCTGCACGAGGGCCGCAAGCACATCGTGCGCCGCATGATGGAAGAGGTCGGCCACCCGGTGACCCGCCTGATCCGCACCGCCGTCGGGCCCGTGCGCCTCGGCGATCTGCGTCCGGGCGGCTTCCGGCACCTGTCCCCGGCCGAGATCGCGGCGCTGTTCAAGGCGGCCGGCGACTGACGTTTGCCCCGGTGTACGCCGGGCATGCGATCCGTCCCCATAGGAGAGGACGGATCGCATGGTGACCCATTCCGCAGCCGGTAACTCTGCCGCTGTACGCAGTCCCGTTCGCACCGCCGCGCTCGTGGTCAGCGTGGTATTCGTGCTGGTCGGACTGGCTGGTTTCATCCCCGGCGTGACGACGAACTACAGCGACATGACCTTTGCCGGGCACCACTCCGACGCGCACCTGCTCGGCGTGTTCCAGGTGTCGGTGCTGCACAACATCGTGCACCTGCTGTTCGGCGTGGCGGGCCTGGCCCTGGCCCGCACAGCCTCGGGCGCGCGCAACTTCCTGATCGGCGGCGGCGCGATCTACCTGGTGCTCTGGCTCTACGGCCTGGTCGTCGGGCAGGACTCGAGCGCCAACTTCGTGCCGGTGAACAACGCCGACGACTGGCTGCACCTCGGCCTGGGCCTGGGCATGATCGCACTCGGGCTGCTGCTGTCCCGCAACGTCCGCGCGGTTGATCGCCGGTAGGAAGTGGTCAGGCCCGGGGATTCGCCCCGGGCCTGACGCCGGCTCAGTCCGGCCGGTAGTTCGGCGAGTCACCCGCCACGTCGCGCGTGTTGTAGCCGGCCCGGTCAACCTCCGAGGGCTGTGGGCTCTCGTCCCGGTTGCCGCGCTTGTCCTCCGGGGCCAAGTCGCCCTGGTCGTCCACGGGGATCTCCACGGAGTGGCCGGGCGGGCGCAGGGAAGCCTCGTAATCAGTGGGTTCGTCAGTCATGCCGAAGCGGGTTCCCGCAGGTCCGCCAGACAAACAGGCATGCTCGGCCGCTCGCCGGGAATGCGTCGGGCATGAATGCCGTCGCCGCATCGAGTGAATGGATCGCGCCGGACGGCGTGCGCCAGCCGGGTGGGGAAGTGCACGCCTGGCAGCAGGGCCAGAATCAGACAGTGTGCGGGCTGCCGTTGAGCCGTACACGGTTGCGCCGGTTCCCGCACGTTCCGTTCGACTTCCGCGCGACCGATGTCGTGACGCCGGAGGATCAGGTGCGTCACATCTGCCCGCGCTGTGTAGCGGCGACGTCGCGGCGCGGCGACCGGAAAGGCTGGACCCGGGTGTCGCCTAGACCGTGATCACCAGTTTGCCGACGGTGTGGTGGTGGGCGAAGTCGGTCAGCGCCTGCACAGCCTGCTCGAACGGGTAGACCCGGGCGATCGTCGGCGTCAGCGCGGCCACCTCGGCCATGCCCCCGAACCGGCCGTCCAGGTCGAGGACCAGCTCGAAACGGATGTCGTCACGGTCGATCATCTCGGGGCGCGGCGGCGGGAACGTGATCGTGAACAGCCGTCCCTGCGGGCGCAGGGCGGAGGCGGCTCGTTGCAGGCGGTCAGTGGGCAGAACCAGGTTGAGCACAAGGTCCACGCCGGTCGGGTAAGGGTCGTCGTAGCCGATGACTGTCCCGGCGCCCACCTTGTGCAACAGGGCCTCGTCGCCGGGGCGGCCGGTGGCGATCACTCTCGTGTGCCGGAGCTGCGGCAGCAGGGTGGTGCCGACGCCGCCGGTGGCCCCGATGACCAGAACCGACTCGCCGGCGACAGGTTGCGCCGTGGCCATCAGCGCGCGGGTGGTCAGGCCGACCGTGGGCAGAGCGGCGGCGTCGGTCGGGCTCAGTGTGGGCGGGCGGTGCGCGATGAACGGCGTGTCCGCCTCGAACACGGCATACTCGGCCAGCGCACCCGTAGTCATCGAGGGGTGGGCGCCGGCCATGGCCTTCAGCGCGCGGGGCACCGCATGACCGAAGATCAAGTTCCCTTCCCCGTACGTGGTGACGCCGGCGCCGATTTTCGTCACCGTGCCCGCGAAGTCGTTTCCCGGTACGTGCGGGAACGTGAGCGGGGCCTGCTCCTTGTAGGCGCCGCTGGGGATCACGATGTCGCCCGGATTGATCGAGACGGCGGCTATGCGCACCTGGATCTGGCCGGGACCGGGCTCGGGCACCGGTAGGGCGGCGAGCTCGAAGCTTTCCGGGGGTCCGTACTGGGTGGCTACTACTGCCCTCATCTGAACCGTTCTCCTCGGTTGGGCGGTGCTTAGGTCGCGGGCGGATGGACGTGACGCCCCGCATCGACGCGACGCGACGCTCATAGCGACGCCGACGTCGATGACCTCGTGTAAGCGGACCGCGTGGTCACGTTAGAGCTAAACGGACCGGGCGGTCAACTTGTTAGGGTGGGCTGGTGATCGACGAACGGCCGCTGCGGGCGGATGCGGCCCGTAACCGGGCGTCGCTGCTCGCCGCGGCCACCGCCGAGTTCGCCGAGCGGGGACTGGACGCGTCGGTGGCCGACATCGCGCGGCGAGCCGGCATCGGCAAGGGGACCGTGTTCCGGCACTTCCCGACCAAAGACGATCTGCTGGCGGCCGTGGTGCTCGACCGCATCGACGGGCTGGCGGCGCTGGCTCAGCAGCTGAGCGACGCGCCGGACGCGGGGGCGGCGCTGCTGGAGTTCATGGACGCGGCGGCGGGG from the Paractinoplanes abujensis genome contains:
- a CDS encoding pseudouridine synthase, producing the protein MPQADTAERLQKVLAAAGVGSRRACEDLIFRRRVTVNGKVAKLGDKVDPTTAEILVDGQRVIANTKLVYLALNKPRGVVSSLDDEKGRTELADFVGQFDVRLHHVGRLDADSEGLLLITNDGELTNKLTHPRYEIQKTYVAEVVNGPLPRNVGRQLLSGVELEDGPAKADSFKLLGALGKTAQVEIVLHEGRKHIVRRMMEEVGHPVTRLIRTAVGPVRLGDLRPGGFRHLSPAEIAALFKAAGD
- a CDS encoding segregation/condensation protein A encodes the protein MTVDGGGVPVDSEGNPVDESKFLVRLDNFTGPFDLLLQLIGKHKLDVTEVALHQVTDDFIAYIRAMGDDWDLGEASEFLLVAATLLDLKAARLLPAAEVEDEEDLALLEARDLLFARLLQYKAFKEAAAHIMELEGVGARRWPRMVSMEPRYAEALPDLVLGVGPERLFKLALKQFAPKPGPPQVSIAHIHQVRVSVREHAALLRDRLRRAGQATFGLLVADCDNTLEVVARFLALLELYREGLIDFEQPVSLDELTVRWIGGDAADAELDIDDYEGSKPEIDTAAAEPGEEMPDTEALVVDLPDFADDDEDDSDSDLDAFDVGPIEIPAALDVADAAVAGGGRPEADSREAEPEGRRDGRDDLGGEDDDAEERS
- a CDS encoding DUF4383 domain-containing protein, producing the protein MVTHSAAGNSAAVRSPVRTAALVVSVVFVLVGLAGFIPGVTTNYSDMTFAGHHSDAHLLGVFQVSVLHNIVHLLFGVAGLALARTASGARNFLIGGGAIYLVLWLYGLVVGQDSSANFVPVNNADDWLHLGLGLGMIALGLLLSRNVRAVDRR
- a CDS encoding NADP-dependent oxidoreductase, with the protein product MRAVVATQYGPPESFELAALPVPEPGPGQIQVRIAAVSINPGDIVIPSGAYKEQAPLTFPHVPGNDFAGTVTKIGAGVTTYGEGNLIFGHAVPRALKAMAGAHPSMTTGALAEYAVFEADTPFIAHRPPTLSPTDAAALPTVGLTTRALMATAQPVAGESVLVIGATGGVGTTLLPQLRHTRVIATGRPGDEALLHKVGAGTVIGYDDPYPTGVDLVLNLVLPTDRLQRAASALRPQGRLFTITFPPPRPEMIDRDDIRFELVLDLDGRFGGMAEVAALTPTIARVYPFEQAVQALTDFAHHHTVGKLVITV
- the scpB gene encoding SMC-Scp complex subunit ScpB; amino-acid sequence: MDLPFSEEVPPSGSDYDDDDDLSDEATAAAVAAAGDDEAESDEGGVDEPATGVRESAVDAGGTAAGGGHSVAGDGGEAGESVADEGKASGRKAGGRGRGSKAPGGDAGKVPGQKRRAGELGGIGDEASPRTGEEFDLPGLTEDAELAGALEAIMLVVDEPVAELQLAQILEQPTERIAAMLDNLSARYTAAGHGFDLRRVAGGWRLYTRPEYAAYVERFVLDGQSVRLTQAALETLAVVAYKQPVTRSRISAIRGVNCDGVMRTLATRGLIEECGTEGETGAHLYRTTGLFLEKLGLNSVDQLPPLAPFLPDDVEEVLDATG